One part of the Clostridia bacterium genome encodes these proteins:
- a CDS encoding RtcB family protein produces MFEIQGAYATAKVFTEEIESSAEGQIKAMCDQPFVKGAKIRVMPDVHAGAGCTIGTTMTVGEYVVPNIVGVDIGCGMDVVKLEEKRIDLPKLDSFIRQNIPHGRDVRARPHRGHGRIDLEELLCLPKLDKRRIKESLGTLGGGNHFIEIDRDTEENLYLVIHTGSRNPGLQVAQHYQKRAYCSLGGKSQTEVPYELAYLADKERDDYLHDMEFMQRFAALNRRIIREEIIDKMKLHEEDFFTTVHNYIDMDNMILRKGAVSAKAGERLLIPLNMRDGSLICTGLGNDEWNQSAPHGAGRLFSRKEAEERFTVSAFKKEMEGIFTTSVDSDTLDECPMAYKDPDSIINAIGETVKIEKQIKPIYNFKSSDQFRKKR; encoded by the coding sequence ATGTTTGAAATACAGGGAGCGTATGCAACTGCAAAAGTATTTACAGAAGAAATTGAATCCTCAGCGGAAGGTCAGATAAAGGCCATGTGCGATCAGCCGTTCGTCAAAGGCGCAAAGATACGGGTCATGCCAGATGTTCATGCCGGGGCAGGGTGCACCATCGGCACGACGATGACTGTAGGAGAATACGTAGTGCCGAATATCGTCGGCGTTGATATTGGCTGCGGGATGGATGTTGTAAAGCTGGAAGAAAAGCGCATCGATCTTCCAAAACTTGATTCATTTATCCGGCAAAACATTCCTCACGGCAGAGACGTTCGGGCAAGGCCGCATCGAGGACACGGGCGGATAGATCTTGAAGAATTGTTGTGTCTTCCGAAACTGGACAAACGTCGCATAAAAGAAAGTCTAGGCACGCTTGGAGGAGGCAATCATTTCATTGAAATTGACCGTGACACGGAAGAAAACTTGTATCTTGTGATCCACACCGGCAGCCGGAATCCCGGACTCCAAGTTGCCCAACACTATCAGAAAAGGGCGTACTGTTCACTCGGCGGAAAAAGTCAGACGGAAGTACCTTATGAATTAGCATACCTTGCGGATAAGGAGCGGGATGATTATCTGCACGATATGGAATTTATGCAGCGTTTCGCCGCTTTGAACAGACGGATCATCCGCGAAGAGATCATTGACAAAATGAAGCTGCATGAAGAGGATTTCTTTACGACAGTACACAATTATATCGATATGGACAATATGATCTTGCGTAAGGGGGCCGTATCTGCAAAGGCGGGCGAAAGGCTCCTGATCCCGCTCAATATGCGCGACGGGTCGCTTATCTGCACCGGGCTTGGAAATGACGAATGGAATCAAAGCGCGCCGCACGGAGCAGGTCGCCTTTTCAGCAGAAAAGAAGCCGAGGAACGTTTCACCGTGTCTGCCTTCAAAAAGGAGATGGAAGGTATATTCACAACATCTGTTGATTCCGACACTCTGGACGAATGCCCTATGGCGTATAAGGATCCTGACAGTATTATCAACGCGATCGGTGAAACTGTGAAAATTGAAAAGCAAATCAAACCGATTTATAATTTCAAATCAAGCGATCAGTTCAGAAAGAAACGATGA
- a CDS encoding helix-turn-helix transcriptional regulator, protein MTRAYRESYLSDAKDRLSQFFDYLINDCGLKADWVASIFLSSGYAEQFERGNPAILAGMSGIELARVVVEATYKKKKLPEPKYAEGLSPEYWSGWALAEYQWHSGKRFKDIFEHVKLSDIISMYSVYHEMDISKFIETMDEKCAMALPECRLKKLRESRGLSQSELAKISGVSLRSIQMYEQRVNDIDKAQAQTIYKLSRVVGCTVEDLLEKPMD, encoded by the coding sequence ATGACCCGCGCATACAGAGAATCTTATTTGAGTGACGCCAAGGATCGTCTGTCTCAGTTCTTCGATTATCTGATCAACGACTGTGGCTTGAAAGCGGATTGGGTCGCATCCATCTTTCTCTCCTCCGGGTATGCTGAACAGTTCGAGCGGGGTAACCCAGCAATCCTTGCAGGAATGTCCGGCATTGAACTTGCGAGGGTAGTCGTGGAGGCAACCTACAAAAAGAAAAAGCTGCCGGAGCCGAAATATGCCGAAGGGCTTTCTCCTGAGTATTGGTCAGGCTGGGCGCTGGCGGAGTATCAGTGGCACAGTGGGAAGCGCTTCAAGGATATCTTTGAGCATGTGAAACTGTCCGATATTATCTCTATGTACTCGGTGTATCACGAGATGGACATCTCCAAGTTCATCGAGACGATGGATGAGAAGTGTGCGATGGCATTGCCGGAATGCAGATTGAAAAAGCTGCGGGAAAGTCGAGGACTGTCACAGTCAGAGCTTGCGAAGATATCCGGCGTCAGCCTCCGATCTATCCAAATGTACGAGCAGCGCGTAAACGACATCGATAAAGCCCAAGCGCAGACGATATATAAGCTCTCGCGTGTGGTCGGCTGTACGGTGGAGGATCTCTTGGAAAAGCCGATGGACTGA
- a CDS encoding DUF3990 domain-containing protein — translation MEKIMLFHGSNQIVETPELSQGNTHNDYGLGFYCTRIEDMAKEWACKNQKDGFVNRYELDMDGLRVLNLSDGNHTVLNWIAILLKNRTFRLRSPIAIDAREYLIEHFAIDTAAYDVIVGYRANDSYFQYAESFVENTLPLRSLNRALTLGKLSLQTVIVSEKAFGQIHFIDAEPVAKTVYYPKFFERDANARQTYVTEIAKSRSYRNDIFVLDILREEMANDDPRIQRILFE, via the coding sequence TTGGAGAAGATCATGTTGTTTCATGGAAGTAATCAAATCGTTGAAACTCCGGAACTGTCACAGGGGAATACTCATAATGACTACGGGCTGGGTTTCTATTGCACCCGGATCGAGGATATGGCAAAGGAATGGGCATGTAAGAATCAAAAGGACGGTTTTGTAAATCGTTATGAGTTAGATATGGATGGGCTCCGTGTCTTGAATCTGTCCGACGGTAACCATACTGTTCTGAACTGGATCGCCATTCTGCTGAAAAACAGAACCTTCCGCCTTCGCTCTCCGATTGCCATTGACGCCAGAGAGTATTTGATCGAGCATTTCGCAATCGACACCGCGGCTTACGACGTCATCGTAGGTTACCGTGCAAACGATTCCTATTTCCAGTATGCAGAATCCTTCGTGGAAAACACCTTGCCGCTGCGCAGCCTGAACCGTGCCTTGACGCTGGGCAAACTGAGTCTGCAAACCGTTATTGTGTCTGAAAAGGCATTCGGGCAGATCCATTTCATTGACGCAGAGCCGGTAGCTAAAACAGTTTATTACCCAAAGTTCTTTGAACGGGACGCGAATGCAAGACAGACATATGTAACCGAGATCGCTAAAAGCAGATCCTATCGGAACGACATATTTGTGCTGGATATTTTGAGAGAGGAGATGGCAAATGATGACCCGCGCATACAGAGAATCTTATTTGAGTGA